A region of Paenibacillus thiaminolyticus DNA encodes the following proteins:
- a CDS encoding phosphotransferase enzyme family protein, with product MGASLDIGVNDAFRTTVERVCRHFSLGDLLGEAIRLRGSFNVNVKIRTTMGSYVIRFVNSSVREEHLQYVSGLLDALPEEEIPVLRPLQDEQGASIMYDEGQRIQVTPFVRGRSFQCREQQVRASAGMLRKFHRLLRDMKPGPVPEWSFYRSTDYFAETFRHLRSLPAIPAEELSRASYFLERIVQQYDEAEPMLPHSIVHGDWHFWNQRYLVNDVNCVMDFDFVQHGVRLFDVAYALWVIYLLLPQYAETFDAAFLSGYGELTDEEIRALPAALSRVSLFFLCQAAYATDPAAKWKRQFQRQMPFLEWMQGEGGRRVSELARSASGKSLNCSGDEHGTEGHIGSG from the coding sequence ATGGGAGCATCCCTCGATATCGGTGTGAACGATGCTTTCCGAACCACTGTGGAACGGGTTTGCCGTCACTTTTCGTTAGGCGATCTGCTGGGGGAAGCGATCAGACTTCGGGGCTCTTTTAATGTCAATGTCAAAATCAGGACGACGATGGGAAGCTACGTCATTCGCTTTGTCAATTCCTCGGTTCGTGAGGAACATCTTCAATATGTATCCGGCTTGCTGGATGCCTTGCCAGAAGAAGAAATTCCCGTGCTGCGGCCGTTACAGGATGAGCAGGGAGCCAGCATCATGTATGATGAGGGCCAGCGAATTCAAGTGACCCCATTTGTACGGGGGAGAAGCTTCCAATGCCGGGAACAGCAAGTGCGGGCGAGTGCAGGCATGCTGCGGAAGTTCCACCGTCTGCTGCGGGATATGAAGCCGGGGCCAGTTCCGGAATGGTCATTTTATCGTTCGACCGATTATTTTGCCGAGACGTTCCGTCACCTTCGATCGCTGCCGGCCATCCCGGCCGAGGAGTTGTCCCGCGCGTCCTATTTTCTGGAGCGGATTGTACAGCAATATGATGAAGCCGAACCGATGCTGCCTCATTCCATTGTTCATGGCGATTGGCATTTTTGGAATCAGCGGTATCTGGTTAACGATGTCAATTGCGTGATGGACTTCGATTTCGTGCAGCATGGCGTCCGATTGTTCGACGTGGCCTATGCGCTATGGGTTATCTATTTGCTGCTCCCGCAATATGCGGAGACGTTCGATGCCGCCTTTTTATCAGGCTATGGGGAACTGACCGACGAAGAGATTCGCGCTCTTCCTGCTGCGCTTTCTCGGGTAAGCTTGTTCTTCCTCTGCCAGGCGGCTTATGCGACCGATCCGGCAGCGAAATGGAAGCGGCAGTTCCAGCGGCAAATGCCTTTTCTGGAATGGATGCAGGGGGAGGGAGGCCGCCGCGTCAGCGAGCTGGCGCGTTCGGCAAGCGGGAAATCGCTTAATTGCTCAGGGGATGAACATGGAACGGAAGGCCACATCGGAAGCGGGTGA
- a CDS encoding glycosyltransferase: protein MQKSKRALTVKKKTGRRAHSSRSRTRKRTGMASPAALHPVPADISPVPSPTLWPLRILMVIDQFNIGGTETYTLSLTRELIRQGAFVAVAGKRGKLLDSFVGLGCPYYEIDFVQDNFEPDAVNRIEHLNVLKMVIHTERIHVVHAHQIPSGELAWKAAEHMNVPFIFTVHGCYYDGLVMERMQAGTTFISVSPVVQRMLRLHGVESQTVPNGVDVAEYNAYNPMYRQYLRKRLGIPNHAFVVLYAGRLSWEKADICEESIRTVAALRRSGSSPLMLMIVGGGRDQEKVAELAERERQLAGEPFIIFPGEVLNMRACYAISDCVIGTGRIGLEAMACLRPLISAGSRGFLGVIDASKYDQAWDCWFGDHHSEQPVSRELLMAHIQQIRQMGSEELSELVQSGRSFVTERFHVSQAASRMLDIYRQLVLPVI from the coding sequence ATGCAAAAAAGCAAACGGGCGCTGACCGTCAAGAAAAAAACGGGAAGACGTGCACATTCCTCGAGGAGTCGAACCCGCAAACGGACAGGAATGGCCAGCCCCGCTGCCCTTCATCCAGTACCTGCCGATATCTCTCCCGTCCCTTCCCCTACATTATGGCCGCTGCGCATCTTGATGGTCATCGATCAATTCAATATCGGAGGAACAGAGACGTATACGCTCTCGTTGACAAGAGAGCTCATCCGTCAGGGTGCGTTCGTGGCTGTTGCCGGCAAGAGAGGGAAGCTATTGGATTCCTTTGTCGGTCTCGGATGTCCGTACTATGAGATTGATTTCGTACAGGATAATTTCGAGCCTGACGCGGTGAACCGGATCGAGCATTTGAACGTGCTGAAAATGGTTATCCATACGGAACGAATCCACGTTGTGCACGCCCATCAGATTCCTTCTGGCGAACTGGCATGGAAGGCGGCCGAGCACATGAACGTCCCTTTTATCTTTACCGTTCATGGTTGCTATTACGATGGCCTTGTCATGGAGAGGATGCAGGCCGGCACGACCTTCATCAGCGTCAGCCCTGTGGTGCAACGCATGCTGCGCCTTCATGGCGTTGAGTCGCAGACCGTCCCCAACGGAGTCGATGTGGCCGAGTACAACGCCTACAATCCAATGTACCGGCAATACTTGCGCAAGAGGCTCGGGATACCGAATCATGCCTTTGTCGTATTATATGCCGGACGTCTGTCCTGGGAGAAGGCGGATATATGCGAGGAATCGATTCGCACGGTGGCAGCACTGCGCAGATCGGGGAGCTCTCCGTTAATGCTCATGATAGTAGGCGGCGGCCGAGACCAGGAAAAGGTAGCGGAGCTCGCGGAGCGAGAGCGGCAGTTGGCCGGAGAACCGTTTATCATTTTTCCGGGAGAAGTATTGAATATGAGAGCCTGCTACGCCATCAGTGATTGTGTAATCGGAACCGGCCGTATCGGGCTGGAGGCTATGGCCTGCCTGCGCCCTCTTATATCCGCCGGAAGCCGAGGGTTCCTCGGTGTCATCGACGCCAGCAAATATGATCAGGCGTGGGATTGCTGGTTCGGAGATCACCATTCAGAGCAGCCCGTATCGAGAGAACTGCTGATGGCTCATATTCAGCAGATTCGGCAGATGGGAAGCGAAGAGCTAAGCGAGCTGGTGCAGTCCGGAAGGTCCTTCGTAACGGAGCGATTCCATGTCTCCCAAGCGGCAAGCCGGATGCTGGATATTTACCGCCAGCTGGTTCTGCCTGTGATATGA
- a CDS encoding CotS family spore coat protein, translated as MEQYQIGPWEHLVHTVPPGTILEQYVPPEVEEVARHVMNQYDMQVSGMVLITSKPDKGGAIWRIDTDKGPRSLKVLHRVPARSLFSIGAQQYLVDQGARVPALIPTTANENYVEAGGKLWIVTDWIEQMQPVSKIDLEGAATLCYGLGEFHRLSKGYVPPARAGKSSRLYTWPKYYEKIIAKIGWFRDIANAYDEFPASQQLLGVVDEFERQARDALERLHASKYVSMTAMGEPHWGLVHQDYGWSNGQMGPGGIWVIDLDGVAYDFPFRDLRKLITSTMDDMGIWDMAWIRGMIGAYHEANPMDREMFELLCLDMAFPNEFYKHVKEVVFDPVTFLSMELEPILQRVLATENTKWQALAELAADADQYVPGDYSTPAPAASWRMALPNSVLNGEALPLIEVPAFPHPEPPPAMTDSGTDAVEAHAETQEAVSGEPSIPVAVAAEPAPAAAESAAHSAAPEPAANKPDTAPAPMWPRETGTTRRRRRRGRRRRASAGRKRPSWRRGSLRRKRRFSAARIRRKKMIRLARRHRIARYSRRKSRFGQTA; from the coding sequence TTGGAACAATATCAAATTGGCCCCTGGGAACATCTGGTTCATACCGTTCCGCCCGGAACGATACTGGAACAATATGTGCCCCCTGAAGTGGAGGAAGTAGCACGGCATGTCATGAACCAATATGACATGCAGGTCAGCGGCATGGTGCTGATTACATCGAAGCCGGACAAAGGCGGGGCAATCTGGCGAATCGATACCGACAAAGGTCCCCGAAGTCTCAAGGTGCTGCACCGCGTTCCTGCCCGCAGCCTGTTCAGTATCGGCGCACAGCAGTATCTGGTCGATCAAGGCGCGCGCGTGCCTGCCCTGATTCCAACGACGGCGAATGAGAATTACGTGGAAGCCGGGGGCAAGCTCTGGATTGTAACGGACTGGATCGAACAGATGCAGCCTGTATCCAAAATCGATCTGGAAGGCGCCGCCACACTTTGTTATGGACTTGGCGAATTCCACCGTCTGTCCAAGGGGTATGTTCCTCCCGCACGGGCAGGCAAATCCTCCCGATTGTACACATGGCCGAAATACTATGAAAAAATTATTGCCAAGATCGGGTGGTTCCGCGATATTGCCAACGCCTACGATGAATTCCCGGCGAGCCAGCAACTGCTCGGCGTCGTCGATGAATTCGAGAGACAAGCGCGGGATGCGCTGGAACGGCTGCATGCCTCCAAGTATGTCAGCATGACGGCAATGGGAGAGCCGCATTGGGGTCTCGTTCACCAAGACTATGGATGGTCGAACGGCCAAATGGGACCCGGCGGCATCTGGGTCATTGATTTGGACGGCGTCGCCTATGACTTCCCGTTCCGTGACCTGCGGAAGCTGATCACAAGCACGATGGACGATATGGGCATATGGGATATGGCCTGGATTCGGGGAATGATCGGCGCCTACCACGAGGCGAATCCGATGGATCGGGAGATGTTCGAGCTCCTCTGCCTGGATATGGCTTTCCCGAATGAATTCTACAAGCATGTCAAGGAAGTCGTGTTCGATCCGGTGACCTTCCTCTCCATGGAACTGGAACCGATATTGCAGCGGGTGCTTGCGACCGAGAATACGAAGTGGCAAGCCTTGGCGGAACTGGCCGCCGATGCCGATCAGTATGTGCCTGGCGATTATAGCACGCCGGCTCCGGCAGCTTCGTGGCGCATGGCGCTCCCGAATTCCGTCTTGAATGGAGAGGCGCTGCCGCTCATCGAGGTTCCCGCCTTCCCGCATCCGGAGCCTCCTCCAGCGATGACGGACAGCGGGACTGATGCGGTGGAGGCGCATGCGGAGACACAGGAAGCCGTCTCGGGCGAGCCTTCCATCCCTGTGGCAGTGGCTGCCGAACCGGCACCTGCTGCAGCCGAGTCTGCTGCTCATTCTGCCGCCCCCGAACCCGCAGCTAATAAGCCTGACACGGCTCCGGCCCCGATGTGGCCGCGGGAGACCGGAACGACCCGTCGCCGGAGAAGAAGGGGACGCCGTCGTCGCGCTTCCGCCGGCAGGAAGCGCCCGTCCTGGAGGAGGGGCTCGCTTCGCCGCAAGCGGCGGTTCAGCGCTGCGCGTATCCGCCGTAAGAAGATGATCCGGTTAGCGCGCCGGCATCGGATCGCTCGCTATTCTCGCAGGAAGTCCCGTTTCGGCCAGACTGCCTAA
- a CDS encoding glycosyltransferase family 4 protein, giving the protein MNVLMICTEKLPVPNIRGGAIQTYIGGVAPQLSQHHRLTILGRADPELPDAEVADGIRYVRVPSDGMFELYAEGVIGFLSQQGEHYDIIHIFNRPRLVLPVRSAAPASRIILSMHNDMFHPAKIHPEEGSAVVEQTERIITISNYIGQEICRYQPHAAPKLRTVYSGVDLSLFAPWMESSYARNERNSLRSQNQLESKKVILFVGRLSRNKGPHVLVRAMSHLKHSDAALVVVGGAWYSDNKVSDYIAYVRALAARSPLPVITTGYVQSGDIHRWFCAADVFVCTSIWDEPLARVHYEAMAAGLPFLTTARGGNPEVLLNDNGMLITDPENPIEYAEKLNHLLSNMDASRQMGLRGRRIAEQRFIWPRVAQEILEVWNGQ; this is encoded by the coding sequence ATGAATGTATTAATGATCTGTACGGAAAAGCTCCCTGTCCCTAATATTAGAGGCGGGGCTATCCAAACTTATATTGGCGGAGTAGCTCCGCAACTGAGCCAGCATCACCGTCTGACCATTCTTGGAAGGGCAGATCCTGAACTGCCGGATGCCGAAGTCGCAGACGGAATACGATATGTCCGCGTTCCGTCTGACGGCATGTTCGAATTGTATGCGGAAGGAGTTATCGGCTTCCTCTCCCAACAAGGGGAGCATTACGATATCATTCATATTTTCAACCGTCCGCGCCTCGTTCTCCCGGTTCGCAGCGCAGCGCCCGCTTCCCGGATTATTCTCAGCATGCACAATGACATGTTCCACCCAGCCAAGATTCATCCGGAGGAAGGCAGCGCCGTCGTCGAACAGACGGAGCGGATCATTACGATCAGCAATTATATCGGACAGGAAATATGCAGATACCAACCGCATGCCGCGCCGAAGCTGCGCACGGTATACTCCGGCGTAGACCTGTCTCTCTTCGCGCCGTGGATGGAATCCAGCTACGCCCGCAACGAGCGGAACAGCCTGCGCTCCCAGAACCAGCTGGAATCGAAGAAAGTCATCCTGTTCGTCGGCAGGCTGTCGCGCAACAAAGGACCGCATGTGCTGGTCAGGGCCATGTCCCATCTCAAGCATTCAGATGCCGCTCTGGTCGTCGTGGGCGGTGCTTGGTACAGCGACAATAAGGTCAGCGATTATATCGCTTATGTCCGCGCTCTGGCCGCCCGCTCTCCTCTTCCCGTTATTACGACCGGATATGTTCAGTCCGGCGACATCCACCGCTGGTTCTGCGCAGCCGACGTATTCGTGTGCACCTCGATCTGGGATGAACCGCTGGCGAGAGTTCATTACGAAGCGATGGCTGCCGGGCTTCCCTTCTTGACGACGGCCCGCGGCGGCAATCCCGAAGTATTGCTGAATGACAACGGCATGCTCATTACCGATCCGGAAAATCCGATCGAGTACGCCGAGAAGCTGAACCATCTCCTCTCCAATATGGATGCCAGCCGGCAGATGGGGCTGCGGGGCCGGCGGATTGCCGAACAACGGTTCATCTGGCCGCGCGTTGCTCAAGAGATACTGGAGGTATGGAACGGTCAATAA
- a CDS encoding NAD-dependent epimerase/dehydratase family protein — protein sequence MNILVTGAAGFIGSHLCERLLQDEQTHVIGVDGLIESSTPRRNRQLNLQALQGHPRFIFHEIDLLNAPMMELLDGVDVVCHLAGMPGVRSSWGPEFSAYAAHNIVATQRLLEGCKQHPVRKFIYASTSSVYGEQSGRVDESAKTEPLSPYGVSKLTGEQLCRVYLHNDGIPVTVLRFFTVYGPRQRPDMAFHRFIRQLLQGDPITLYGDGSQTRDFTYVSDCVEGIAAAVSADGIRGEILNIGGRERASVKTCIMLLEELLQQKAAIQYAGDTYGEPRHTWADIAKAESLLGYHPRVSLQAGLAAEIEALRQLYP from the coding sequence GTGAACATTTTAGTTACGGGAGCTGCCGGATTCATCGGCTCTCATCTCTGCGAGAGGCTGCTCCAGGACGAGCAGACACATGTCATCGGCGTTGACGGACTGATCGAATCATCGACTCCCCGCCGGAATCGGCAGCTTAATCTTCAGGCCTTGCAGGGTCATCCGCGCTTCATCTTCCATGAGATCGACCTGCTGAATGCGCCGATGATGGAGCTGCTGGATGGTGTTGATGTGGTCTGCCATCTGGCGGGGATGCCCGGGGTACGATCAAGCTGGGGCCCCGAATTCTCGGCTTATGCCGCACATAACATCGTGGCGACGCAGCGCTTGCTGGAAGGTTGCAAGCAGCATCCGGTGCGCAAGTTTATTTATGCGTCGACCTCTTCCGTCTACGGCGAGCAGAGCGGGCGAGTCGACGAGAGCGCCAAGACGGAGCCGTTATCCCCGTATGGCGTTAGCAAATTAACGGGAGAGCAGCTGTGCCGCGTCTATTTGCACAATGACGGCATTCCGGTCACGGTGCTTCGCTTCTTTACCGTATATGGGCCGAGACAGCGGCCGGATATGGCCTTTCACCGCTTCATCCGTCAACTGCTGCAGGGAGATCCGATTACGTTGTATGGCGACGGAAGCCAGACCCGTGATTTCACGTATGTATCGGATTGCGTCGAGGGGATTGCCGCCGCGGTCTCTGCGGATGGAATTCGCGGCGAGATATTGAACATTGGCGGCAGGGAGCGGGCATCCGTGAAGACCTGCATCATGCTGCTGGAGGAACTGCTTCAACAGAAGGCCGCTATACAGTATGCGGGAGACACGTACGGGGAACCCCGCCATACTTGGGCCGACATCGCGAAGGCGGAGTCTCTGCTGGGCTATCATCCGCGCGTTAGTCTCCAAGCGGGATTGGCGGCGGAGATAGAGGCGCTCCGGCAACTATATCCATAA
- a CDS encoding UDP-glucose dehydrogenase family protein, translated as MNILVIGLGYVGATTALAFAELGWTVSGIDTDWGKLESMQNGQLPFYEPGLDGLLLKHVQSGNVRFYTDAQQAIQDHQILFLCVGTPSENDGSANLSYIQQAAEQIGEHMQEYKVIVVKSTVPVGTNRKLAGWIAGSQLSEQPFDVVSNPEFLREGSALHDALHPDRIIIGSESDKAAGIVRQLYHTMSCPVLQTEPATAEMIKYASNAFLAAKISFMNELARLCDQCGVQVSDIAEGMGLDARIGRSFLRAGIGYGGSCFPKDVKALLHTARHYGVRLTLLEKVVQINRTQYLYLMTRLSRKLQTLNGRTIAVLGLAFKPGTDDLREAPSLAVISYLLKHGAEVKVHDPVARVPDSIRTARLTQCLEADEALQGADAAVICTEWPAYSALEWDKLRDVMSTPYLFDGRNMLDAAQMAAWGYEYQGVGVQPPN; from the coding sequence ATGAACATCTTGGTTATAGGGCTCGGTTATGTCGGCGCGACGACGGCCTTGGCTTTTGCGGAGCTGGGCTGGACAGTATCGGGGATAGACACGGATTGGGGGAAGCTGGAGTCGATGCAGAACGGACAGCTTCCTTTTTATGAACCAGGATTGGACGGGCTGCTGCTGAAGCATGTTCAATCGGGAAATGTACGCTTCTATACCGATGCGCAGCAAGCGATTCAAGATCATCAAATCTTGTTTTTATGCGTCGGGACCCCGTCAGAGAACGACGGGAGCGCGAATTTGAGTTACATTCAGCAGGCGGCGGAACAGATCGGCGAGCACATGCAAGAGTATAAGGTGATCGTCGTCAAAAGCACCGTGCCTGTCGGAACGAACCGCAAGCTAGCCGGTTGGATTGCGGGCAGCCAGCTCTCCGAGCAGCCGTTTGACGTCGTCTCGAACCCGGAATTTCTGAGAGAGGGGAGCGCGCTGCACGATGCGCTTCACCCCGACCGCATCATTATCGGCAGTGAGTCGGATAAAGCCGCTGGCATCGTACGTCAACTGTACCATACGATGTCTTGTCCCGTCCTCCAGACGGAACCGGCTACCGCAGAAATGATCAAATATGCCTCGAACGCATTTCTTGCCGCCAAAATCTCCTTCATGAATGAGCTTGCCCGGTTGTGTGACCAATGCGGCGTGCAAGTGTCCGACATCGCCGAAGGGATGGGACTCGATGCGCGCATTGGCCGCTCCTTCCTGCGGGCCGGCATAGGATATGGCGGCTCCTGCTTCCCGAAAGATGTCAAAGCGCTGCTGCATACGGCCCGCCATTACGGCGTGCGCCTAACGCTCCTGGAGAAGGTCGTTCAGATCAATCGTACCCAATACTTATACCTGATGACGCGGCTGAGCCGGAAGCTGCAGACGCTGAACGGACGGACAATAGCCGTGTTGGGCCTTGCGTTCAAGCCGGGAACCGACGATCTCCGAGAAGCGCCTTCATTGGCCGTCATCTCCTATCTGCTGAAGCATGGGGCCGAGGTGAAGGTGCATGATCCTGTCGCCCGCGTCCCCGACTCCATCCGAACGGCGAGGCTGACCCAATGCCTGGAGGCGGACGAGGCGCTGCAGGGGGCCGACGCTGCCGTTATCTGTACCGAATGGCCCGCCTATTCGGCCTTGGAATGGGATAAGCTTCGGGACGTGATGAGTACGCCGTACCTGTTCGACGGAAGAAATATGCTGGATGCGGCGCAGATGGCGGCTTGGGGCTACGAATACCAAGGCGTGGGGGTCCAACCGCCCAACTAG
- a CDS encoding sugar phosphate nucleotidyltransferase, with protein sequence MKGLILCAGKGSRVRPFSSDTPKSLLPVANKPLLFYCIEKLVELNIQEIGIVIQRGHQALFEALLGHGEPWGITVTYLYQDIPLGIADAVKQAESFIASNRFMLLLGDNLIAQSLSGLCDLVERKGHDAGMLLGRVSYPQDYGIAEVKGDLVIGLEEKPERPKSNLASLGAYVFTPALFHAIHSISPSSRGEYEITHAIQWLIDHHHSVAYSITDGHHSDVGTTERWLEANRWVLDGLESSGQPIREHDYPGCRIIPPVLLDPSCELTDCTIGPYVTIGPRARLIDCHVKNSIVLEDVNLEHSELNSVIASRHFIATPSGRWIE encoded by the coding sequence ATGAAGGGATTAATCCTCTGTGCTGGCAAAGGATCCAGAGTTCGGCCATTCTCTTCGGATACTCCTAAATCGCTTCTGCCCGTAGCGAATAAACCGCTTCTATTCTATTGCATTGAGAAACTGGTGGAGTTGAACATTCAAGAGATTGGAATCGTTATCCAACGCGGCCACCAAGCGCTATTCGAAGCGCTGCTGGGACATGGTGAACCATGGGGAATCACGGTGACATATCTCTATCAGGATATTCCGCTAGGCATTGCAGATGCAGTCAAGCAAGCGGAAAGCTTTATCGCTTCGAACCGGTTCATGCTTCTTCTGGGCGATAATCTGATTGCTCAGTCTCTGTCCGGACTGTGTGACTTGGTAGAGCGCAAGGGCCATGATGCCGGGATGCTGCTGGGCAGGGTGTCGTATCCGCAGGACTATGGCATTGCCGAAGTGAAGGGCGATCTTGTCATCGGGCTCGAGGAGAAGCCCGAGCGGCCCAAGTCCAACCTGGCGTCCCTGGGGGCGTACGTCTTCACTCCTGCTCTCTTCCACGCGATTCACTCCATATCTCCCTCTTCCCGGGGAGAGTATGAGATTACCCATGCGATACAATGGCTCATCGATCACCATCATTCCGTAGCGTATTCCATCACGGACGGACATCATTCTGACGTAGGAACGACGGAGCGCTGGCTGGAGGCGAACCGCTGGGTATTGGATGGACTAGAGAGTTCGGGGCAACCGATCCGGGAACATGATTATCCGGGATGCCGGATTATCCCGCCGGTGTTATTGGATCCGAGCTGTGAATTAACCGATTGCACGATCGGTCCGTATGTCACGATTGGCCCGCGTGCCCGTCTTATTGATTGTCATGTGAAGAACAGTATTGTGCTGGAAGATGTGAACCTGGAGCACTCCGAACTGAACAGCGTGATCGCGAGCCGGCATTTCATCGCGACACCATCCGGAAGGTGGATTGAATGA
- a CDS encoding DUF3973 domain-containing protein, whose translation MDGAVPVSWQQRNSQSNYGDKEVVAVFYCIVCSQLHEECGAEDWVFEHAIYIEPMLGEKIQLGMCNKKVGRGSGQYKYSRRMIKDGTAGWKKVNSDFPVYEHIDRFQLW comes from the coding sequence ATGGACGGCGCGGTGCCCGTATCTTGGCAGCAACGGAACTCTCAGAGTAACTATGGAGATAAGGAGGTAGTGGCTGTGTTTTATTGCATCGTATGTTCCCAGCTACACGAAGAATGTGGTGCTGAAGATTGGGTGTTTGAACACGCGATTTATATCGAGCCGATGCTCGGCGAGAAAATTCAACTGGGGATGTGCAATAAGAAGGTCGGCAGAGGCAGCGGCCAATATAAATATTCGCGGCGCATGATAAAGGATGGCACAGCGGGATGGAAAAAAGTGAACAGCGATTTTCCTGTATACGAGCATATCGACCGGTTCCAGCTGTGGTGA